In Cottoperca gobio chromosome 1, fCotGob3.1, whole genome shotgun sequence, a genomic segment contains:
- the coro2aa gene encoding LOW QUALITY PROTEIN: coronin-2A (The sequence of the model RefSeq protein was modified relative to this genomic sequence to represent the inferred CDS: inserted 1 base in 1 codon) has translation MTVSKMTWRPQYRSSKFRHVFGKPATKESCYDCVPITRSVQDNNFCAVNPRFLAVITECAGGGAFLVLSVNHTGKLDPHHPRVSGHRGNVLDVKWNPFNDYCIASCSEDTTVKVWEIPPHGVLKNLTAPWKELQGHSRRVGLIEWHPTANNILFSTAYDYKVMIWNLDCPEQVIKNPVRTISHHTDVVLSMSFNTDGSLFASTCKDKKVRIIEPRSGNLLQEANCKNHKASKVLFLGNMKMLFTSGTSRWNDRQFALWDQDDLSVPLLEENLDGSSGVLFPFYDPDTHMLYLAGKGDGNMRYYEISSEKPYIHYLTEYRSHLPQKGMGVMPKRGLDVSSCEVFXFYKLVTIKSLIEPLSMIVPRRSESYQEDLYPMTAGNKPALSAEEWLSGIDKGPVLMSLKPGSQVAESYSEMSKGQGNTLDTRRSQSRPGMLQLDNIQDRLGTKEDSGNTEDDRSRTPVSNGEDFGLCSTPRTENELRLKFHKQQEEIRRLRELLNQRDVRVKQLELEIKNVKNSQSHQSSL, from the exons ATGACATGGCGTCCTCAGTACCGCAGCTCCAAGTTCCGCCACGTGTTTGGTAAGCCCGCCACCAAGGAGAGCTGCTATGATTGCGTGCCAATCACACGAAGCGTCCAGGACAACAACTTCTGCGCCGTCAACCCACGTTTCCTGGCAGTCATCACTGAGTGTGCCGGGGGAGGGGCCTTCCTGGTCCTGTCCGTCAATCAT ACAGGTAAATTGGATCCTCACCACCCCCGAGTATCGGGCCACAGGGGCAACGTGTTGGACGTCAAATGGAATCCCTTCAACGACTATTGCATCGCCTCCTGCTCTGAGGACACCACG gtgAAAGTGTGGGAAATCCCTCCTCATGGCGTGCTGAAGAACCTCACAGCACCGTGGAAGGAGCTTCAGGGTCACAGCCGCAGAGTGGGCCTCATTGAGTGGCACCCGACTGCTAACAACATCCTCTTCAGTACGGCCTATGACTACAAG GTGATGATCTGGAACCTGGACTGTCCAGAGCAGGTGATAAAGAACCCCGTACGGACAATCAGCCACCACACAGACGTCGTCCTCTCCATGTCTTTCAACACGGACGGCAGCCTCTTCGCCTCCACATGCAAGGACAAGAAGGTCCGAATCATAGAGCCACGCTCAGGAAACCTACTGCAG GAAGCCAACTGTAAGAACCACAAAGCCAGCAAGGTGCTGTTCCTGGGTAACATGAAGATGCTCTTCACATCTGGCACTTCACGCTGGAACGACCGGCAGTTTGCTCTGTGGGATCAg gatGATCTGTCTGTGCCTTTGTTGGAAGAGAACCTGGACGGTTCGTCAGGAGTCCTTTTCCCTTTCTACGACCccgacacacacatgctctacCTTGCTGGGAAG GGCGACGGAAATATGAGGTACTATGAGATCAGCTCGGAAAAACCGTATATCCACTACCTTACAGAGTACCGCTCGCACCTACCTCAGAAAGGAATgg GCGTGATGCCAAAGAGAGGTCTGGATGTGAGCTCCTGTGAGGTAT GGTTCTACAAACTGGTGACAATCAAGAGTCTCATCGAGCCTCTTTCTATGATCGTGCCACGCAGG tCGGAGTCGTACCAAGAAGACCTCTATCCAATGACGGCTGGTAACAAGCCTGCTTTGTCTGCAGAGGAGTGGCTCAGCGGCATCGATAAAG GGCCGGTGCTGATGTCTCTGAAGCCTGGAAGTCAAGTAGCAGAGTCGTATTCAGAGATGAGCAAAGGGCAGGGAAACACACTGGACACGCGACGCTCTCAGAGCAGACCAGGCATGCTGCAGCTGGATAACATTCAGGACCGACTGGGAACCAAAGAGGACAGCGGCAATACAGAGGACGACAGGAGTCGGACACCCGTCAGCAACGGAGAAGACTTCGGACTTTGCTCTACGCCCAGGACAGAGAATGAG CTGCGTCTGAAGTTCCACAAGCAACAGGAGGAGATCAGACGGTTGAGGGAGCTCCTCAACCAGAGGGACGTGCGCGTCAaacagctggagctggagattAAGAACGTCAAAAACTCCCAGTCTCACCAGAGCTCACTTTAA